From Caulobacter segnis, a single genomic window includes:
- a CDS encoding heavy metal translocating P-type ATPase: protein MTQASATQGLAQHRDLEAFVQRDEAGRGRVELLVSGARCAGCISKIEKAVRGMPGVDAARLNLTTGKLAVELEPGRADPQAVVETVEGLGYRACLFDPTEAKAAQDREGRELALALGVAGFGAGNVMMFTVPAWAGLFGQELNASTLTLMYWMAAIVATPCALFAGRPFFRSAWASLKRGKANMDVPISIGVILTLIVSFSETILHGKHAYFDAAVTLLFLLLIGRYLDHRLRANARSAARDLLALQTPVAMRLNGEVEQGVPVAEVAVGDRLVVAPGERVPVDGLVESGRSDLDNALITGETALAPVGAGARLHAGALNLSGRLVMTATARSEDSTLSAIARLMEAGAQTRSAYVRLADKAAALYVPVVHTIAALTFVGGWALGLGPREALLRAAAVLIVTCPCALGLAVPAVQIAASSRLFRKGVLVKSGAALERLAEVDHVVFDKTGVLTEGRPRLIDAPAHLVALAAPLARASRHPLAKALALEAGVGLVASDCVETAGQGVEGLIDGRRARLGRAAFVGVEGGDVRETELWFGFEGDVKIRFVFEDQLRADAAETVARLRRLGLSVEVLSGDLAGPVRDICREAGITDWRAGLTPFEKASIVDALKADGRKVLMVGDGLNDAAALAKAHASMAPGAAVDAAQNAADLVFTGEGLGVVIEAIETAREARRRALENFGFSALYNLVAAPAAMLGFVNPFIAALAMSGSSMVVLLNAARPRLALRSRR from the coding sequence ATGACCCAGGCCTCGGCGACACAGGGGCTCGCGCAACACCGTGACCTCGAGGCCTTCGTCCAGCGCGACGAGGCGGGGCGAGGGCGGGTCGAGTTGCTGGTCAGCGGCGCGCGTTGCGCCGGCTGCATCAGCAAGATCGAGAAGGCCGTTCGCGGCATGCCCGGCGTCGACGCCGCGCGCCTGAACCTCACCACCGGCAAGCTGGCGGTCGAGCTGGAGCCAGGCAGGGCCGATCCGCAGGCCGTGGTCGAGACGGTCGAGGGCCTGGGCTATCGCGCCTGCCTGTTCGACCCGACCGAGGCCAAGGCCGCCCAGGATCGCGAGGGCCGCGAACTGGCCCTGGCCCTGGGTGTCGCCGGCTTCGGGGCCGGCAATGTCATGATGTTCACGGTGCCGGCCTGGGCGGGCCTGTTCGGCCAGGAGCTGAACGCCTCGACCCTGACCCTGATGTACTGGATGGCGGCGATCGTCGCGACGCCGTGCGCCCTGTTCGCTGGCCGGCCGTTCTTCCGCTCGGCCTGGGCGTCGCTGAAGCGCGGCAAGGCCAATATGGACGTGCCGATCTCGATCGGCGTCATCCTGACCCTGATCGTCAGCTTCTCCGAGACGATCCTCCACGGCAAGCACGCCTATTTCGATGCGGCGGTGACGCTGCTGTTCCTGCTGCTGATCGGCCGCTATCTGGATCATCGCCTGCGCGCCAACGCCCGCTCGGCCGCGCGCGATCTTCTGGCCCTGCAGACACCTGTGGCCATGCGCCTCAACGGCGAGGTCGAGCAGGGCGTGCCGGTCGCCGAGGTGGCGGTCGGTGATCGCCTGGTCGTCGCGCCGGGCGAGCGCGTTCCGGTCGACGGTCTGGTCGAGAGCGGGCGCTCGGATCTGGACAACGCCCTGATCACCGGCGAGACGGCGCTGGCCCCGGTCGGCGCCGGCGCGCGCCTGCACGCCGGCGCGCTGAACCTGTCGGGCCGCCTGGTCATGACCGCCACGGCCAGGAGCGAGGACTCGACGCTGTCGGCGATCGCCCGGCTGATGGAGGCCGGCGCCCAGACCCGTTCGGCCTATGTCCGCCTGGCCGACAAGGCCGCCGCGCTCTACGTCCCGGTGGTCCACACGATCGCGGCCCTGACCTTCGTTGGCGGCTGGGCGCTGGGCCTGGGTCCGCGCGAGGCGCTGCTGCGCGCCGCCGCAGTGCTGATCGTCACCTGTCCCTGCGCCCTGGGTCTGGCCGTGCCGGCCGTGCAGATCGCCGCCAGCAGCCGACTGTTCCGCAAGGGCGTGCTGGTCAAGTCCGGCGCGGCGCTCGAGCGTTTGGCCGAAGTGGATCATGTCGTGTTCGACAAGACCGGCGTGCTGACCGAAGGCCGGCCTCGTCTGATCGACGCGCCCGCGCATCTGGTCGCCCTGGCCGCGCCGCTGGCGCGAGCCTCGCGTCACCCGCTAGCCAAGGCCCTGGCGCTGGAGGCCGGCGTCGGTCTGGTGGCGAGCGATTGCGTCGAGACGGCCGGGCAGGGCGTGGAAGGTCTGATCGACGGCCGCCGCGCGCGCCTGGGTCGCGCGGCCTTCGTCGGGGTCGAGGGCGGCGACGTCCGCGAGACCGAGCTGTGGTTCGGGTTCGAGGGCGACGTCAAAATCCGCTTCGTGTTCGAGGATCAGCTGCGCGCCGACGCGGCCGAGACGGTCGCCCGCTTGCGCCGCCTCGGCTTGTCCGTCGAGGTGCTCTCGGGCGATCTGGCCGGTCCTGTTCGGGATATCTGTCGCGAGGCCGGCATCACCGACTGGCGCGCCGGCCTGACGCCGTTCGAGAAGGCCTCGATCGTCGACGCGCTGAAGGCCGACGGCCGCAAGGTGCTGATGGTCGGTGACGGCCTGAATGACGCCGCCGCCCTGGCCAAGGCGCACGCCTCGATGGCGCCGGGCGCGGCGGTCGACGCCGCCCAGAACGCCGCCGATCTCGTCTTCACGGGCGAAGGCTTGGGCGTCGTGATCGAGGCGATCGAGACCGCCCGCGAAGCCCGTCGCCGGGCCCTTGAGAACTTCGGCTTCTCGGCGCTGTATAATCTGGTCGCCGCGCCGGCGGCCATGCTGGGCTTCGTCAACCCATTCATCGCGGCCCTGGCCATGTCGGGTTCGTCGATGGTGGTGCTGCTGAACGCCGCCCGTCCGCGCCTTGCCCTGAGGAGTCGCCGATGA
- a CDS encoding FixH family protein, with amino-acid sequence MTVAAHPLHKPVPQKPVSEKGRITGWHVLTAMVLFFGIVIAVDTLFMVKAYRSFSGEVASNPYEAGLAFNKTLAQRRREAALGWEVGVRTPDGKSVVVLIEDRTGKPLDGLSVTGVLERPATETGRQTLNFKPLGQGRYAASARLDGAWDLRGVARNSRDMIEIETRLVAP; translated from the coding sequence ATGACCGTCGCCGCCCATCCCCTCCACAAGCCCGTTCCCCAAAAGCCCGTCTCCGAAAAGGGGCGCATCACCGGCTGGCACGTGCTGACCGCCATGGTGTTGTTCTTCGGCATCGTGATCGCCGTCGACACGCTGTTCATGGTCAAGGCCTATCGCAGCTTCTCGGGCGAGGTCGCGTCCAACCCGTATGAGGCGGGCCTGGCCTTCAACAAGACCCTGGCCCAGCGACGTCGCGAGGCGGCCTTAGGCTGGGAGGTCGGCGTGCGGACGCCGGATGGCAAGTCGGTCGTCGTCCTTATCGAGGACCGCACCGGCAAGCCGCTGGATGGCCTGTCGGTGACCGGCGTGTTGGAGCGCCCGGCGACCGAGACCGGTCGTCAGACTCTGAACTTCAAGCCGCTGGGCCAGGGTCGCTACGCGGCGTCGGCCCGCCTGGACGGCGCCTGGGACCTGCGGGGCGTCGCCCGCAATTCCCGCGACATGATCGAAATCGAAACCCGGTTGGTGGCGCCATGA
- the ccoG gene encoding cytochrome c oxidase accessory protein CcoG produces the protein MPTLIDNTRPKSDARSAVSAAARAKGKGGPEGQLYKPRQPIYPKLVHGKWRAVKWALLIFTLAVYYVTPWIRWHRPEGFPQQAALVDFTGRRFYFFDIQLWPQEVYIFTGLLVMAALALFLVTALFGRLWCGYACPQTVWTDLYIVVERLFEGDRNARMRLDAAPLSFNKIWRKTGKHLVWLGIAFGTGGAWIFYFHDAPTLIRTFWTGDAPITAYASCFLLTCTTYIFAGWMREQVCTYMCPWPRIQGAMLDDHSLQVTYLAYRGETRGPHKKGQSWEGRGDCIDCHQCVVVCPMGIDIRDGAQLECINCGLCVDACDDMMVKVGRPTGLIAYDSDYAVAARSKGEKSVYKPIRSRTIYYTLAMTVVGGLTLWSLVTRPKADLSVIRDRNPIFVRMHDGAVRDGYTLKIGNRTFEPRTFDITFEGVPGAHLSQPGQTGRTVSIVVPADQVSPLRVFVTAPPDLEGERPASVPGRFVIRSGDIRAETKTVFLSGAANPQ, from the coding sequence ATGCCCACCTTAATCGACAATACGCGTCCAAAATCCGACGCCCGGTCGGCGGTCTCGGCCGCCGCCCGGGCGAAGGGCAAAGGCGGGCCCGAGGGGCAGCTCTACAAGCCGCGCCAGCCCATCTATCCCAAGCTCGTGCACGGCAAGTGGCGGGCGGTGAAGTGGGCGCTGCTGATCTTCACCCTGGCCGTCTACTACGTCACGCCGTGGATCCGCTGGCATCGGCCGGAGGGCTTCCCGCAACAGGCGGCGCTGGTCGACTTCACGGGGCGGCGCTTCTACTTCTTCGACATTCAGCTGTGGCCCCAAGAGGTCTACATCTTCACCGGGCTGCTGGTCATGGCGGCCCTGGCGCTGTTCCTGGTCACCGCGCTGTTCGGCCGCCTGTGGTGCGGCTATGCCTGTCCCCAGACCGTCTGGACCGACCTTTACATCGTGGTCGAGCGCCTGTTCGAGGGCGACCGCAACGCCCGCATGCGCCTGGACGCCGCGCCGCTGTCGTTCAACAAGATCTGGCGCAAGACCGGCAAGCATCTGGTCTGGCTGGGCATCGCCTTCGGCACCGGCGGCGCCTGGATCTTCTACTTCCATGACGCGCCGACCCTGATCCGCACGTTCTGGACCGGCGACGCGCCGATCACGGCCTACGCCTCCTGCTTCCTGCTGACCTGCACCACCTACATCTTCGCCGGCTGGATGCGCGAGCAGGTCTGCACCTACATGTGCCCGTGGCCCCGCATCCAGGGCGCCATGCTCGACGACCACTCGCTGCAGGTCACCTATCTGGCCTATCGCGGCGAGACTCGTGGCCCGCACAAGAAGGGCCAGAGCTGGGAAGGCCGCGGCGACTGCATCGACTGCCACCAGTGCGTCGTGGTCTGTCCGATGGGCATCGACATCCGTGACGGCGCGCAGCTGGAATGCATCAACTGCGGCCTCTGCGTCGACGCCTGCGATGATATGATGGTCAAGGTTGGTCGGCCGACCGGCCTGATCGCCTACGACTCCGACTATGCCGTCGCGGCCCGCTCCAAGGGGGAGAAGTCCGTCTACAAGCCGATCCGTTCACGGACGATCTATTACACCCTGGCCATGACCGTCGTCGGCGGCCTGACGCTGTGGTCGCTGGTCACCCGCCCCAAGGCGGATCTCAGCGTCATTCGTGATCGCAACCCGATCTTCGTGCGCATGCACGACGGAGCTGTGCGTGACGGCTACACGCTGAAGATCGGCAACCGCACCTTCGAGCCACGCACCTTCGACATCACCTTCGAGGGCGTGCCCGGCGCGCATCTGAGCCAGCCCGGCCAGACCGGCCGCACGGTCAGCATCGTCGTGCCCGCCGACCAGGTCTCGCCGCTGCGCGTCTTCGTCACCGCGCCGCCGGACCTGGAGGGCGAAAGGCCCGCCAGCGTTCCCGGCCGCTTCGTCATCCGCTCCGGCGACATCCGGGCCGAGACCAAGACCGTCTTCCTCTCTGGAGCCGCGAACCCGCAATGA
- the ccoP gene encoding cytochrome-c oxidase, cbb3-type subunit III, with product MAHERDTDEVTGVDTTGHEWDGIKELDNPLPRWWLWVWYASIAWSIGYWILMPAWPGIHGYTKGLLHQSDRVEVSKQLTALDVKRGEGAAQLRTASLEQIEKDPKLNAYAQQVGQSVFGDNCATCHGIGGTGGKGYANLRDDVWLWGGKLEDIQYTITHGVRTGAEGARMSQMPAFGRDEMLQPAQIDDLTEYVVKLSGRPADAAAVARAQPLFEAQCSACHGPEGKGMVELGAPNLTDADWLYGADRTAIRGQIFAGNGGVMPTWQGRLSPETIKALAVYIHSNAGGQ from the coding sequence ATGGCTCACGAACGAGATACCGACGAGGTCACCGGCGTCGACACCACCGGTCACGAGTGGGACGGCATCAAGGAACTGGATAACCCGTTGCCCCGCTGGTGGCTGTGGGTCTGGTACGCATCGATCGCCTGGTCGATCGGCTACTGGATCCTGATGCCGGCCTGGCCTGGCATCCATGGCTACACCAAGGGCCTGCTGCACCAGTCCGACCGTGTCGAGGTCAGCAAGCAATTGACCGCCCTGGACGTCAAGCGCGGGGAGGGCGCGGCGCAGCTGCGCACCGCCAGCCTGGAGCAGATCGAAAAGGATCCGAAACTCAACGCCTACGCCCAGCAAGTCGGCCAGTCGGTCTTCGGCGACAACTGCGCCACCTGCCACGGCATCGGCGGCACGGGCGGCAAGGGCTACGCCAACCTGCGCGACGACGTCTGGCTGTGGGGCGGCAAGCTGGAGGACATCCAGTACACCATCACCCACGGCGTGCGGACCGGCGCCGAAGGCGCGCGCATGTCGCAAATGCCGGCCTTCGGTCGCGACGAGATGCTGCAGCCGGCCCAGATCGACGACCTGACCGAATACGTGGTCAAGCTGTCGGGCCGTCCGGCCGACGCCGCCGCGGTGGCTCGCGCCCAGCCGCTGTTCGAAGCCCAGTGCTCGGCCTGTCACGGGCCTGAGGGCAAGGGCATGGTCGAGCTCGGCGCGCCGAACCTGACCGACGCCGACTGGCTGTATGGCGCCGATCGCACGGCTATCCGTGGCCAGATCTTCGCCGGCAACGGCGGGGTCATGCCGACCTGGCAGGGTCGTCTGAGCCCCGAGACCATCAAGGCCCTGGCGGTCTATATTCACTCCAACGCTGGCGGTCAGTAA
- a CDS encoding cbb3-type cytochrome c oxidase subunit 3 — MSGLTYETVARIAQQGGLIYFGLIFLAGVVYALRPSKKAEFQHAARMPLDDEELV; from the coding sequence ATGAGCGGCCTGACCTACGAGACCGTGGCGCGCATCGCGCAGCAAGGCGGGCTGATCTATTTCGGCCTGATCTTCCTCGCGGGCGTCGTCTACGCCTTGCGGCCTTCCAAGAAGGCTGAATTCCAACACGCCGCGCGTATGCCGCTGGATGACGAGGAGCTGGTCTGA
- the ccoO gene encoding cytochrome-c oxidase, cbb3-type subunit II, whose protein sequence is MSLWKHHAKFERHSLLLIIGIVVVVSIGGLVEIAPLFWLQSTIEKVEGVRPYTPLELTGRDIYVREGCYLCHSQMVRPLRDEVERYGHYSLAAESMYDHPFQWGSKRTGPDLARVGGKYSDSWHRDHLIDPRSVVPESVMPPYKFLAEKELDYSDIVDRMKAQHTVGVPYTADMITNAKKDLEAQADPFSTDAVGLRARYGEKIVNRDFDGDPNKITEMDALVAYLQMLGTMVDFKSYKAQSPENQR, encoded by the coding sequence ATGTCTCTCTGGAAACACCATGCCAAGTTCGAGCGGCACTCGCTGCTGCTCATCATCGGGATCGTCGTCGTCGTGTCGATCGGTGGCCTCGTTGAAATCGCCCCGCTGTTCTGGCTGCAGAGCACGATCGAGAAGGTGGAGGGTGTTCGTCCCTACACCCCGCTCGAGCTGACCGGCCGCGACATCTATGTCCGTGAAGGCTGCTACCTCTGCCACTCGCAGATGGTCCGCCCGCTGCGTGACGAGGTCGAGCGCTACGGTCACTACAGCCTGGCCGCCGAGAGCATGTACGACCACCCGTTCCAATGGGGGTCCAAGCGCACCGGTCCGGACCTGGCCCGCGTGGGCGGCAAGTACTCCGACAGCTGGCACCGCGACCACCTGATCGATCCGCGCTCGGTCGTGCCCGAGTCGGTGATGCCGCCCTACAAGTTCCTGGCCGAGAAGGAGCTGGACTACAGCGACATCGTCGACCGGATGAAGGCCCAGCACACCGTCGGCGTGCCCTACACCGCGGACATGATCACCAACGCCAAGAAGGATCTCGAGGCCCAGGCCGATCCGTTCTCGACCGATGCGGTGGGCCTGCGCGCCCGCTATGGCGAGAAGATCGTCAATCGCGACTTCGACGGCGATCCGAACAAGATCACCGAGATGGACGCCCTGGTGGCCTACCTGCAGATGCTGGGCACCATGGTGGACTTCAAGTCCTACAAGGCCCAGTCGCCGGAGAACCAGCGATGA
- the ccoN gene encoding cytochrome-c oxidase, cbb3-type subunit I has product MSAPSTLNAASPSAGPGSASPPAGSGALLIISVVGAFLAILGAGLTHDPIFRLQAGTAAIGAVLASFALASGLSGGKLLDHPGKYSDNVIKAGVIATMFWAAAGLLVGVIIAAQLSWPRIFYFPEAGWLNFGRLRPLHTSAVIFAFGGNALIATSFWVVQRTCKARLAGGITPWFVFWGYQLFIVLAGTGYLMGATQGKEYAEPVWYTDIWLTVVWVAYLMVFLGTIWKRKEPHIYVANWFYLAFIVTIALLHLVNNAAVPVGPLNHLSYGVMAGVQDALTQWWYGHNAVGFFLTAGFLAMMYYFVPKRVERPVFSYRLSIVHFWALIFIYIWAGPHHLHYTALPQWAQTLGMTFSIMLWMPSWGGMINGLMTLSGAWDKLRTDPVVRMMVVAMAFYGMATFEGPVMSIRAVNALSHYTDWTIGHVHAGALGWVGFITFGAIYCMVPWLWKKKEMYSTKLIEWHFWIATTGILLYIAAMWVSGIMEGLMWREYTPQGFLAYSFIETVSAKHIENVIRTIGGLMFLAGAVIMIVNMWLTIATPNPETADAELADDTSTAAATAIA; this is encoded by the coding sequence ATGTCCGCCCCGTCCACTCTCAATGCCGCCAGCCCGTCCGCGGGCCCAGGCAGCGCAAGCCCGCCCGCGGGCTCAGGCGCGCTACTCATCATCAGTGTCGTCGGAGCGTTTCTGGCGATTCTCGGCGCGGGCTTGACCCACGATCCGATCTTCCGGCTGCAGGCCGGCACCGCCGCCATCGGCGCGGTGCTCGCCTCGTTCGCGCTCGCTTCGGGTCTGTCGGGCGGCAAGCTGCTCGACCATCCCGGCAAGTATTCCGACAACGTCATCAAGGCCGGCGTCATCGCCACGATGTTCTGGGCCGCCGCCGGCCTGCTGGTGGGCGTGATCATCGCCGCCCAACTGTCCTGGCCGAGGATCTTCTACTTCCCGGAAGCCGGCTGGCTGAACTTCGGCCGCCTGCGGCCGCTGCACACCTCGGCGGTGATCTTCGCCTTCGGGGGCAACGCCCTGATCGCGACGTCGTTCTGGGTCGTCCAGCGCACCTGCAAGGCGCGCCTGGCCGGCGGCATCACGCCGTGGTTCGTGTTCTGGGGCTACCAGCTGTTCATCGTGCTGGCCGGCACCGGCTACCTGATGGGCGCGACCCAGGGCAAGGAGTACGCCGAGCCGGTCTGGTACACCGACATTTGGCTGACGGTCGTGTGGGTCGCCTACCTGATGGTCTTCCTGGGCACGATCTGGAAGCGCAAGGAACCCCACATCTATGTGGCCAACTGGTTCTATCTGGCCTTCATCGTCACCATCGCCCTGCTGCACCTGGTCAACAACGCCGCCGTTCCGGTCGGCCCGCTGAACCACCTGTCGTACGGCGTGATGGCCGGCGTCCAGGACGCCCTGACCCAGTGGTGGTATGGCCACAACGCCGTCGGCTTCTTCCTGACCGCCGGCTTCCTGGCCATGATGTACTACTTCGTGCCCAAGCGCGTTGAGCGCCCGGTCTTCAGCTATCGCCTGTCGATCGTGCACTTCTGGGCCCTGATCTTCATCTACATCTGGGCCGGCCCGCACCACCTGCACTACACGGCGCTGCCGCAGTGGGCCCAGACCCTGGGCATGACCTTCTCGATCATGCTGTGGATGCCGTCGTGGGGCGGCATGATCAACGGCCTGATGACCCTGTCGGGCGCGTGGGACAAGCTGCGCACCGACCCCGTCGTCCGCATGATGGTGGTCGCCATGGCCTTCTACGGCATGGCCACCTTCGAAGGTCCGGTCATGTCGATCCGCGCCGTCAACGCGCTGAGCCACTACACCGACTGGACCATCGGCCACGTCCACGCGGGCGCCTTGGGCTGGGTCGGCTTCATCACCTTCGGCGCGATCTACTGCATGGTGCCGTGGCTGTGGAAGAAGAAGGAAATGTACTCGACCAAGCTGATCGAGTGGCACTTCTGGATCGCGACCACCGGCATCCTGCTCTACATCGCCGCGATGTGGGTGTCGGGCATCATGGAAGGCCTGATGTGGCGCGAATACACGCCCCAAGGCTTCCTGGCCTACAGCTTCATCGAAACGGTCTCCGCCAAGCATATCGAGAACGTCATCCGCACCATCGGCGGTCTGATGTTCCTGGCCGGCGCCGTGATCATGATCGTCAACATGTGGCTGACGATCGCGACCCCCAATCCCGAAACGGCTGACGCCGAGCTGGCCGACGATACGTCGACCGCCGCCGCCACCGCGATCGCCTGA
- a CDS encoding methyl-accepting chemotaxis protein, translated as MIEFDSIEAQRRTGGKLIVACQVAMAGLIPAAQAFCGRFDLVSTLATAGLAAVALVAYRLWTDRFGQRLGAAMMLVAQITLFVLAFQGHPLQAEARMAYLAGLALLVAFGEWRIVAAAAAAIIGIDVLAPVLAPHKLSATTSIWSIAFGIGVTLATAWSLIWLTAGVSRLFVTVSARTERAEAAVHDAEAANATASAERAARDASNAEKAAEKAAMEAEQSLVVAELEKAIESLAGGDLTWRLRRTFAPRYEALRQTFNGAFERLQATMGEITVNARSMSAGVGDMSSATDELSRRTEQQAASLVETATALGQVTAAVNETAKNARQANAAAAAARREAEHSDPVVTEAVEAMTQIETSSGQIGKIIGVIDEIAFQTNLLALNAGVEAARAGDAGKGFAVVAQEVRALAQRSADAASEIKTLVAASGAQVQAGVERVDRTREALQRIVARVAEIDVQVDAIARSAQDQAQNLGEVNGSVSEMDRVVQQNAAMVEETTAAAHALASDAEALAGRIGRFRIEADARPGHTALVA; from the coding sequence GTGATCGAGTTCGACAGTATCGAGGCTCAACGCCGTACGGGCGGAAAGCTCATCGTCGCCTGCCAAGTGGCGATGGCCGGCCTTATCCCCGCCGCCCAGGCCTTCTGCGGCCGCTTCGACCTGGTTTCGACCCTGGCGACGGCCGGCCTGGCCGCCGTGGCGCTGGTGGCCTATCGGCTGTGGACCGACCGTTTCGGCCAGCGGTTGGGCGCGGCGATGATGCTGGTGGCGCAGATCACGCTCTTCGTCCTGGCCTTCCAGGGACACCCGCTGCAAGCCGAGGCCCGCATGGCCTATCTGGCTGGCCTGGCGCTGCTGGTGGCGTTCGGCGAATGGCGGATCGTCGCGGCGGCCGCCGCCGCGATCATCGGCATCGACGTCCTGGCCCCGGTCCTGGCGCCCCACAAGCTGTCTGCCACCACGAGCATTTGGTCGATCGCCTTCGGGATCGGCGTCACCCTGGCCACCGCCTGGTCGCTGATCTGGCTGACCGCCGGCGTCTCACGCCTGTTCGTCACCGTGTCGGCGCGCACGGAGCGCGCCGAGGCCGCTGTCCACGACGCCGAGGCGGCCAACGCCACGGCCTCGGCCGAACGCGCCGCGCGCGACGCCTCGAACGCCGAAAAGGCGGCCGAGAAGGCCGCGATGGAAGCCGAACAGTCCCTGGTCGTCGCCGAACTGGAGAAGGCGATCGAGAGCCTGGCGGGCGGCGACCTGACCTGGCGCCTGCGCCGGACGTTCGCGCCGCGCTACGAGGCCCTGCGCCAGACCTTCAACGGCGCATTCGAGCGTCTGCAGGCGACCATGGGCGAGATCACGGTCAACGCCCGCAGCATGAGCGCCGGCGTTGGCGACATGAGCAGCGCCACCGACGAGCTGTCTCGCCGCACCGAGCAACAGGCCGCCAGCCTGGTCGAGACCGCCACGGCCTTGGGCCAGGTCACCGCCGCCGTCAACGAGACGGCCAAGAACGCGCGCCAGGCCAACGCCGCCGCCGCCGCCGCCCGCCGCGAGGCCGAGCACTCCGACCCGGTCGTGACCGAGGCGGTCGAGGCCATGACCCAGATCGAGACCTCGTCGGGCCAGATCGGCAAGATCATCGGCGTCATCGACGAGATCGCCTTCCAGACCAACCTGTTGGCCCTGAACGCCGGCGTCGAGGCCGCCCGCGCGGGTGACGCGGGCAAGGGCTTCGCGGTCGTCGCTCAGGAGGTTCGGGCCCTGGCCCAGCGCTCGGCGGACGCCGCCAGCGAGATCAAGACCCTGGTGGCCGCGTCGGGCGCCCAGGTGCAGGCCGGTGTCGAGCGGGTCGACCGTACGCGCGAGGCCCTGCAGCGTATCGTCGCCCGTGTCGCCGAGATCGACGTCCAAGTCGACGCCATCGCGCGTTCGGCTCAGGATCAGGCCCAGAACCTCGGCGAGGTCAACGGCTCGGTCAGCGAGATGGATCGCGTGGTCCAGCAGAACGCGGCCATGGTCGAGGAGACCACCGCCGCGGCCCATGCCCTGGCCTCGGACGCGGAGGCCCTGGCCGGCCGCATCGGCCGATTCCGCATCGAGGCCGACGCCCGGCCAGGCCATACGGCGCTGGTCGCCTAG
- a CDS encoding response regulator, with translation MTSSPSASESRTSILLVEDDPAIRRSLQLHLRARHLDVRAFGACRPALADGAAGEAAVLVSEYRLPDGDGLGLLTALRAKAWRGAAILLTAETTRDLEDAARSAGYARVLRKPLIEAALGDLVERLLKEQRQV, from the coding sequence ATGACCTCGTCGCCCAGCGCCTCCGAAAGCCGGACATCGATCCTGCTGGTCGAGGACGATCCCGCCATCCGGCGGTCTCTGCAGCTTCATCTGCGCGCGCGCCACCTCGACGTGCGGGCCTTCGGCGCCTGTCGGCCGGCGCTCGCCGACGGCGCGGCCGGGGAGGCGGCGGTGCTGGTCTCGGAATACAGGCTTCCCGACGGCGACGGTCTTGGCCTGCTGACCGCGCTGCGCGCCAAGGCCTGGCGGGGCGCGGCCATCCTGCTCACCGCCGAGACGACGCGGGATCTGGAAGACGCCGCCCGATCCGCCGGATACGCCCGTGTGCTGCGCAAGCCACTCATCGAGGCCGCGTTGGGCGACCTTGTCGAGCGACTGCTCAAAGAGCAGCGGCAGGTCTGA
- a CDS encoding response regulator transcription factor produces MADKSVVHIVDDEDAVRRSASFLLRTAGYAVTTHASGVAFLKEAKGLEPGCVLLDVRMPDMDGLAVQAEMIARGLALPVVVLTGHGDVSVAVRAMKAGAVDFLEKPFEQADLIDAIERGLERLQVAETKVLRANEAATILAGLSPRELDVFKGMVRGLPNKSIAFDLGISPRTVEVHRANLMTKLGVRNLSEALRLAFAAGLDASIT; encoded by the coding sequence ATGGCTGACAAAAGCGTAGTCCACATCGTTGACGACGAGGACGCCGTCCGGCGTTCGGCCAGCTTCCTGCTGCGCACCGCCGGCTACGCTGTCACCACCCACGCTTCCGGCGTCGCCTTCCTGAAGGAGGCCAAGGGGCTGGAGCCCGGCTGCGTGCTGCTGGACGTGCGCATGCCCGACATGGACGGACTGGCGGTGCAGGCCGAGATGATCGCCCGAGGATTGGCTTTGCCCGTCGTCGTGCTCACGGGCCACGGGGATGTCTCGGTCGCGGTGCGCGCCATGAAGGCGGGGGCCGTCGACTTCCTGGAAAAGCCGTTCGAGCAGGCCGACCTGATCGACGCGATCGAGCGCGGCCTGGAGCGACTACAAGTCGCCGAGACCAAGGTCCTGCGCGCCAACGAGGCGGCCACGATCCTGGCGGGCCTTAGTCCCCGCGAACTGGATGTGTTCAAGGGCATGGTGCGGGGGCTGCCCAACAAGTCGATCGCCTTCGACCTGGGCATATCGCCCCGGACCGTCGAGGTGCACCGCGCCAATCTGATGACCAAGCTGGGCGTGCGCAACCTCTCGGAGGCCCTGCGGCTGGCGTTCGCGGCGGGGCTGGACGCCTCGATCACCTAG